The Malus sylvestris chromosome 12, drMalSylv7.2, whole genome shotgun sequence genome contains a region encoding:
- the LOC126593206 gene encoding uncharacterized protein LOC126593206 isoform X28, with the protein MPRGRTFATIILTISLLILAVTANLRDHILHVNHVDGTNANANPNDKSQEIANAANHIGKAVNDVANTANSLLNNLATALKPNTDNFTEYPRPALVQEFLLAHNEIRREEKMKPLVWNDTMAQLAEDWAMKQDHHDCQMQHSSYQGMGENLFWAHKAHWLPREAVQDWGHEKVYYNKEKRECEPDKPCEHYTQIIWKDTEQVGCARHKCSNGNLLVVCEYYPPGNWVGMDPFNPIPLSELAHHNLSRTAPSPPASSPSPPPPPSSPNSEASNSGGKHLMKRKGNKGGGHHVPRGQNGQGQGQKGNQAQTNHRQGQKGNQGPINHEQGNQGTSNHEQGQKENQGPSNYGESQKGNQDSSNHGQGQKGNQDSSNHGQGQKENQGPSNYGEGQKGNQSSSNHGQGQKGNQDSSNHGQGQKGNQSSSNHGQGQKGNQSSSNHRQGQKGNQDSSNHGQGQKGNQDSSNHGQGQKGNQDSSNHGQGQKENQSNYGQGKKGNQSSSNHGQGQKGNQDSSNHGQGQKEKQGPSNYGQNQKGNQDSSNHGQGQNGNQGPNNHRHNQGSHGGGGGHHRQH; encoded by the exons ATGCCGCGAGGTCGGACCTTTGCTACCATAATACTCACCATCTCTCTCCTGATCCTCGCGGTCACGGCCAACTTGAGAGATCACATTCTTCATGTCAACCATGTTGATGGAACAAACGCCAATGCTAATCCCAATGATAAATCACAGGAAATAGCCAATGCCGCCAACCACATTGGCAAGGCTGTCAACGACGTTGCCAACACCGCGAATAGCCTTCTCAATAACCTGGCCACCGCGTTGAAACCAAACACGGACAACTTCACCGAGTACCCTCGACCGGCGCTGGTCCAAGAGTTCCTCCTGGCCCATAACGAGATCCGAAGAGAGGAGAAGATGAAGCCGTTGGTGTGGAACGACACGATGGCCCAGTTGGCGGAGGACTGGGCCATGAAGCAGGATCATCACGACTGTCAAATGCAGCATTCATCGTATCAAGGTATGGGGGAGAACTTGTTCTGGGCTCACAAAGCGCATTGGCTGCCGAGGGAGGCAGTGCAAGACTGGGGACATGAGAAGGTGTACTACAACAAAGAAAAGCGCGAGTGCGAACCAGATAAACCATGTGAACATTACACGCAGATTATATGGAAAGACACTGAACAAGTAGGATGCGCCCGACACAAATGCTCCAATGGAAATTTGCTAGTTGTTTGTGAATATTATCCTCCTGGAAATTGGGTCGGTATGGACCCCTTTAACCCAATCCCTTTATCTGAATTAGCTCATCATAACCTGTCGAGGACGGCGCCATCACCACCAGCATCTTCGCCTTCTCCGCCGCCACCACCATCATCGCCTAATAGTGAGGCGTCAAATTCAGGCGGCAAACATTTGATGAAACGAAAG GGTAATAAAGGTGGGGGTCATCATGTGCCACGTGGACAAAATGGACAAGGTCAAGGTCAAAAGGGTAATCAAGCCCAAACTAATCACAGACAAGGTCAAAAGGGAAATCAAGGCCCAATTAACCACGAACAAGGAAATCAAGGCACAAGTAACCACGAACAAGGTCAAAAGGAAAATCAAGGCCCAAGTAACTACGGAGAAAGTCAAAAGGGTAATCAAGACTCAAGTAATCACGGACAAGGTCAAAAGGGTAATCAAGACTCAAGTAATCACGGACAAGGTCAAAAGGAAAATCAAGGCCCAAGTAACTACGGAGAAGGTCAAAAGGGAAATCAAAGCTCAAGTAATCACGGACAAG GTCAAAAGGGTAATCAAGACTCAAGTAATCACGGACAAG GTCAAAAGGGAAATCAAAGCTCAAGTAATCACGGACAAGGTCAAAAGGGAAATCAAAGCTCAAGTAATCATAGACAAGGTCAAAAGGGTAATCAAGACTCAAGTAATCACGGACAAGGTCAAAAGGGTAATCAAGACTCAAGTAATCACGGACAAGGTCAAAAGGGTAATCAAGACTCAAGTAATCACGGACAAGgtcaaaaggaaaatcaaagtaACTACGGACAAGGTAAAAAGGGAAATCAAAGCTCAAGTAATCACGGACAAGGTCAAAAGGGTAATCAAGACTCAAGTAATCACGGCCAAGGTCAAAAGGAAAAGCAAGGCCCAAGTAACTACGGACAAAATCAAAAGGGCAATCAAGACTCAAGTAATCACGGACAAGGTCAAAATGGTAATCAAGGCCCAAATAATCACAGACACAATCAAGGGTCTCATGGTGGCGGTGGCGGTCACCATCGTCAACACTAG
- the LOC126593206 gene encoding uncharacterized protein LOC126593206 isoform X32: MPRGRTFATIILTISLLILAVTANLRDHILHVNHVDGTNANANPNDKSQEIANAANHIGKAVNDVANTANSLLNNLATALKPNTDNFTEYPRPALVQEFLLAHNEIRREEKMKPLVWNDTMAQLAEDWAMKQDHHDCQMQHSSYQGMGENLFWAHKAHWLPREAVQDWGHEKVYYNKEKRECEPDKPCEHYTQIIWKDTEQVGCARHKCSNGNLLVVCEYYPPGNWVGMDPFNPIPLSELAHHNLSRTAPSPPASSPSPPPPPSSPNSEASNSGGKHLMKRKGNKGGGHHVPRGQNGQGQGQKGNQAQTNHRQGQKGNQGPINHEQGNQGTSNHEQGQKENQGPSNYGESQKGNQDSSNHGQGQKGNQDSSNHGQGQKENQGPSNYGEGQKGNQSSSNHGQGQKENQGPSNYGEGQKGNQSSSNHGQGQKGNQSSSNHGQGQKGNQDSSNHGQGQKGNQDSSNHGQGQKENQSNYGQGKKGNQSSSNHGQGQKGNQDSSNHGQGQKEKQGPSNYGQNQKGNQDSSNHGQGQNGNQGPNNHRHNQGSHGGGGGHHRQH, from the exons ATGCCGCGAGGTCGGACCTTTGCTACCATAATACTCACCATCTCTCTCCTGATCCTCGCGGTCACGGCCAACTTGAGAGATCACATTCTTCATGTCAACCATGTTGATGGAACAAACGCCAATGCTAATCCCAATGATAAATCACAGGAAATAGCCAATGCCGCCAACCACATTGGCAAGGCTGTCAACGACGTTGCCAACACCGCGAATAGCCTTCTCAATAACCTGGCCACCGCGTTGAAACCAAACACGGACAACTTCACCGAGTACCCTCGACCGGCGCTGGTCCAAGAGTTCCTCCTGGCCCATAACGAGATCCGAAGAGAGGAGAAGATGAAGCCGTTGGTGTGGAACGACACGATGGCCCAGTTGGCGGAGGACTGGGCCATGAAGCAGGATCATCACGACTGTCAAATGCAGCATTCATCGTATCAAGGTATGGGGGAGAACTTGTTCTGGGCTCACAAAGCGCATTGGCTGCCGAGGGAGGCAGTGCAAGACTGGGGACATGAGAAGGTGTACTACAACAAAGAAAAGCGCGAGTGCGAACCAGATAAACCATGTGAACATTACACGCAGATTATATGGAAAGACACTGAACAAGTAGGATGCGCCCGACACAAATGCTCCAATGGAAATTTGCTAGTTGTTTGTGAATATTATCCTCCTGGAAATTGGGTCGGTATGGACCCCTTTAACCCAATCCCTTTATCTGAATTAGCTCATCATAACCTGTCGAGGACGGCGCCATCACCACCAGCATCTTCGCCTTCTCCGCCGCCACCACCATCATCGCCTAATAGTGAGGCGTCAAATTCAGGCGGCAAACATTTGATGAAACGAAAG GGTAATAAAGGTGGGGGTCATCATGTGCCACGTGGACAAAATGGACAAGGTCAAGGTCAAAAGGGTAATCAAGCCCAAACTAATCACAGACAAGGTCAAAAGGGAAATCAAGGCCCAATTAACCACGAACAAGGAAATCAAGGCACAAGTAACCACGAACAAGGTCAAAAGGAAAATCAAGGCCCAAGTAACTACGGAGAAAGTCAAAAGGGTAATCAAGACTCAAGTAATCACGGACAAGGTCAAAAGGGTAATCAAGACTCAAGTAATCACGGACAAGGTCAAAAGGAAAATCAAGGCCCAAGTAACTACGGAGAAGGTCAAAAGGGAAATCAAAGCTCAAGTAATCACGGACAAGGTCAAAAGGAAAATCAAGGCCCAAGTAACTACGGAGAAGGTCAAAAGGGAAATCAAAGCTCAAGTAATCACGGACAAG GTCAAAAGGGAAATCAAAGCTCAAGTAATCACGGACAAG GTCAAAAGGGTAATCAAGACTCAAGTAATCACGGACAAGGTCAAAAGGGTAATCAAGACTCAAGTAATCACGGACAAGgtcaaaaggaaaatcaaagtaACTACGGACAAGGTAAAAAGGGAAATCAAAGCTCAAGTAATCACGGACAAGGTCAAAAGGGTAATCAAGACTCAAGTAATCACGGCCAAGGTCAAAAGGAAAAGCAAGGCCCAAGTAACTACGGACAAAATCAAAAGGGCAATCAAGACTCAAGTAATCACGGACAAGGTCAAAATGGTAATCAAGGCCCAAATAATCACAGACACAATCAAGGGTCTCATGGTGGCGGTGGCGGTCACCATCGTCAACACTAG
- the LOC126593206 gene encoding uncharacterized protein LOC126593206 isoform X36 has protein sequence MPRGRTFATIILTISLLILAVTANLRDHILHVNHVDGTNANANPNDKSQEIANAANHIGKAVNDVANTANSLLNNLATALKPNTDNFTEYPRPALVQEFLLAHNEIRREEKMKPLVWNDTMAQLAEDWAMKQDHHDCQMQHSSYQGMGENLFWAHKAHWLPREAVQDWGHEKVYYNKEKRECEPDKPCEHYTQIIWKDTEQVGCARHKCSNGNLLVVCEYYPPGNWVGMDPFNPIPLSELAHHNLSRTAPSPPASSPSPPPPPSSPNSEASNSGGKHLMKRKGNKGGGHHVPRGQNGQGQGQKGNQAQTNHRQGQKGNQGPINHEQGNQGTSNHEQGQKENQGPSNYGESQKGNQDSSNHGQGQKGNQDSSNHGQGQKENQGPSNYGEGQKGNQSSSNHGQGQKGNQDSSNHGQGQKGNQDSSNHGQGQKGNQDSSNHGQGQKGNQDSSNHGQGQKENQSNYGQGKKGNQSSSNHGQGQKGNQDSSNHGQGQKEKQGPSNYGQNQKGNQDSSNHGQGQNGNQGPNNHRHNQGSHGGGGGHHRQH, from the exons ATGCCGCGAGGTCGGACCTTTGCTACCATAATACTCACCATCTCTCTCCTGATCCTCGCGGTCACGGCCAACTTGAGAGATCACATTCTTCATGTCAACCATGTTGATGGAACAAACGCCAATGCTAATCCCAATGATAAATCACAGGAAATAGCCAATGCCGCCAACCACATTGGCAAGGCTGTCAACGACGTTGCCAACACCGCGAATAGCCTTCTCAATAACCTGGCCACCGCGTTGAAACCAAACACGGACAACTTCACCGAGTACCCTCGACCGGCGCTGGTCCAAGAGTTCCTCCTGGCCCATAACGAGATCCGAAGAGAGGAGAAGATGAAGCCGTTGGTGTGGAACGACACGATGGCCCAGTTGGCGGAGGACTGGGCCATGAAGCAGGATCATCACGACTGTCAAATGCAGCATTCATCGTATCAAGGTATGGGGGAGAACTTGTTCTGGGCTCACAAAGCGCATTGGCTGCCGAGGGAGGCAGTGCAAGACTGGGGACATGAGAAGGTGTACTACAACAAAGAAAAGCGCGAGTGCGAACCAGATAAACCATGTGAACATTACACGCAGATTATATGGAAAGACACTGAACAAGTAGGATGCGCCCGACACAAATGCTCCAATGGAAATTTGCTAGTTGTTTGTGAATATTATCCTCCTGGAAATTGGGTCGGTATGGACCCCTTTAACCCAATCCCTTTATCTGAATTAGCTCATCATAACCTGTCGAGGACGGCGCCATCACCACCAGCATCTTCGCCTTCTCCGCCGCCACCACCATCATCGCCTAATAGTGAGGCGTCAAATTCAGGCGGCAAACATTTGATGAAACGAAAG GGTAATAAAGGTGGGGGTCATCATGTGCCACGTGGACAAAATGGACAAGGTCAAGGTCAAAAGGGTAATCAAGCCCAAACTAATCACAGACAAGGTCAAAAGGGAAATCAAGGCCCAATTAACCACGAACAAGGAAATCAAGGCACAAGTAACCACGAACAAGGTCAAAAGGAAAATCAAGGCCCAAGTAACTACGGAGAAAGTCAAAAGGGTAATCAAGACTCAAGTAATCACGGACAAGGTCAAAAGGGTAATCAAGACTCAAGTAATCACGGACAAGGTCAAAAGGAAAATCAAGGCCCAAGTAACTACGGAGAAGGTCAAAAGGGAAATCAAAGCTCAAGTAATCACGGACAAG GTCAAAAGGGTAATCAAGACTCAAGTAATCACGGACAAG GTCAAAAGGGTAATCAAGACTCAAGTAATCACGGACAAGGTCAAAAGGGTAATCAAGACTCAAGTAATCACGGACAAGGTCAAAAGGGTAATCAAGACTCAAGTAATCACGGACAAGgtcaaaaggaaaatcaaagtaACTACGGACAAGGTAAAAAGGGAAATCAAAGCTCAAGTAATCACGGACAAGGTCAAAAGGGTAATCAAGACTCAAGTAATCACGGCCAAGGTCAAAAGGAAAAGCAAGGCCCAAGTAACTACGGACAAAATCAAAAGGGCAATCAAGACTCAAGTAATCACGGACAAGGTCAAAATGGTAATCAAGGCCCAAATAATCACAGACACAATCAAGGGTCTCATGGTGGCGGTGGCGGTCACCATCGTCAACACTAG
- the LOC126593206 gene encoding uncharacterized protein LOC126593206 isoform X33, producing the protein MPRGRTFATIILTISLLILAVTANLRDHILHVNHVDGTNANANPNDKSQEIANAANHIGKAVNDVANTANSLLNNLATALKPNTDNFTEYPRPALVQEFLLAHNEIRREEKMKPLVWNDTMAQLAEDWAMKQDHHDCQMQHSSYQGMGENLFWAHKAHWLPREAVQDWGHEKVYYNKEKRECEPDKPCEHYTQIIWKDTEQVGCARHKCSNGNLLVVCEYYPPGNWVGMDPFNPIPLSELAHHNLSRTAPSPPASSPSPPPPPSSPNSEASNSGGKHLMKRKGNKGGGHHVPRGQNGQGQGQKGNQAQTNHRQGQKGNQGPINHEQGNQGTSNHEQGQKENQGPSNYGESQKGNQDSSNHGQGQKGNQDSSNHGQGQKENQGPSNYGEGQKGNQSSSNHGQGQKGNQDSSNHGQGQKGNQSSSNHRQGQKGNQDSSNHGQGQKGNQDSSNHGQGQKGNQDSSNHGQGQKENQSNYGQGKKGNQSSSNHGQGQKGNQDSSNHGQGQKEKQGPSNYGQNQKGNQDSSNHGQGQNGNQGPNNHRHNQGSHGGGGGHHRQH; encoded by the exons ATGCCGCGAGGTCGGACCTTTGCTACCATAATACTCACCATCTCTCTCCTGATCCTCGCGGTCACGGCCAACTTGAGAGATCACATTCTTCATGTCAACCATGTTGATGGAACAAACGCCAATGCTAATCCCAATGATAAATCACAGGAAATAGCCAATGCCGCCAACCACATTGGCAAGGCTGTCAACGACGTTGCCAACACCGCGAATAGCCTTCTCAATAACCTGGCCACCGCGTTGAAACCAAACACGGACAACTTCACCGAGTACCCTCGACCGGCGCTGGTCCAAGAGTTCCTCCTGGCCCATAACGAGATCCGAAGAGAGGAGAAGATGAAGCCGTTGGTGTGGAACGACACGATGGCCCAGTTGGCGGAGGACTGGGCCATGAAGCAGGATCATCACGACTGTCAAATGCAGCATTCATCGTATCAAGGTATGGGGGAGAACTTGTTCTGGGCTCACAAAGCGCATTGGCTGCCGAGGGAGGCAGTGCAAGACTGGGGACATGAGAAGGTGTACTACAACAAAGAAAAGCGCGAGTGCGAACCAGATAAACCATGTGAACATTACACGCAGATTATATGGAAAGACACTGAACAAGTAGGATGCGCCCGACACAAATGCTCCAATGGAAATTTGCTAGTTGTTTGTGAATATTATCCTCCTGGAAATTGGGTCGGTATGGACCCCTTTAACCCAATCCCTTTATCTGAATTAGCTCATCATAACCTGTCGAGGACGGCGCCATCACCACCAGCATCTTCGCCTTCTCCGCCGCCACCACCATCATCGCCTAATAGTGAGGCGTCAAATTCAGGCGGCAAACATTTGATGAAACGAAAG GGTAATAAAGGTGGGGGTCATCATGTGCCACGTGGACAAAATGGACAAGGTCAAGGTCAAAAGGGTAATCAAGCCCAAACTAATCACAGACAAGGTCAAAAGGGAAATCAAGGCCCAATTAACCACGAACAAGGAAATCAAGGCACAAGTAACCACGAACAAGGTCAAAAGGAAAATCAAGGCCCAAGTAACTACGGAGAAAGTCAAAAGGGTAATCAAGACTCAAGTAATCACGGACAAGGTCAAAAGGGTAATCAAGACTCAAGTAATCACGGACAAGGTCAAAAGGAAAATCAAGGCCCAAGTAACTACGGAGAAGGTCAAAAGGGAAATCAAAGCTCAAGTAATCACGGACAAG GTCAAAAGGGTAATCAAGACTCAAGTAATCACGGACAAG GTCAAAAGGGAAATCAAAGCTCAAGTAATCATAGACAAGGTCAAAAGGGTAATCAAGACTCAAGTAATCACGGACAAGGTCAAAAGGGTAATCAAGACTCAAGTAATCACGGACAAGGTCAAAAGGGTAATCAAGACTCAAGTAATCACGGACAAGgtcaaaaggaaaatcaaagtaACTACGGACAAGGTAAAAAGGGAAATCAAAGCTCAAGTAATCACGGACAAGGTCAAAAGGGTAATCAAGACTCAAGTAATCACGGCCAAGGTCAAAAGGAAAAGCAAGGCCCAAGTAACTACGGACAAAATCAAAAGGGCAATCAAGACTCAAGTAATCACGGACAAGGTCAAAATGGTAATCAAGGCCCAAATAATCACAGACACAATCAAGGGTCTCATGGTGGCGGTGGCGGTCACCATCGTCAACACTAG
- the LOC126593206 gene encoding glutenin, high molecular weight subunit PW212-like isoform X41, translating into MPRGRTFATIILTISLLILAVTANLRDHILHVNHVDGTNANANPNDKSQEIANAANHIGKAVNDVANTANSLLNNLATALKPNTDNFTEYPRPALVQEFLLAHNEIRREEKMKPLVWNDTMAQLAEDWAMKQDHHDCQMQHSSYQGMGENLFWAHKAHWLPREAVQDWGHEKVYYNKEKRECEPDKPCEHYTQIIWKDTEQVGCARHKCSNGNLLVVCEYYPPGNWVGMDPFNPIPLSELAHHNLSRTAPSPPASSPSPPPPPSSPNSEASNSGGKHLMKRKGNKGGGHHVPRGQNGQGQGQKGNQAQTNHRQGQKGNQGPINHEQGNQGTSNHEQGQKENQGPSNYGESQKGNQDSSNHGQGQKGNQDSSNHGQGQKGNQDSSNHGQGQKGNQSSSNHRQGQKGNQDSSNHGQGQKGNQDSSNHGQGQKGNQDSSNHGQGQKENQSNYGQGKKGNQSSSNHGQGQKGNQDSSNHGQGQKEKQGPSNYGQNQKGNQDSSNHGQGQNGNQGPNNHRHNQGSHGGGGGHHRQH; encoded by the exons ATGCCGCGAGGTCGGACCTTTGCTACCATAATACTCACCATCTCTCTCCTGATCCTCGCGGTCACGGCCAACTTGAGAGATCACATTCTTCATGTCAACCATGTTGATGGAACAAACGCCAATGCTAATCCCAATGATAAATCACAGGAAATAGCCAATGCCGCCAACCACATTGGCAAGGCTGTCAACGACGTTGCCAACACCGCGAATAGCCTTCTCAATAACCTGGCCACCGCGTTGAAACCAAACACGGACAACTTCACCGAGTACCCTCGACCGGCGCTGGTCCAAGAGTTCCTCCTGGCCCATAACGAGATCCGAAGAGAGGAGAAGATGAAGCCGTTGGTGTGGAACGACACGATGGCCCAGTTGGCGGAGGACTGGGCCATGAAGCAGGATCATCACGACTGTCAAATGCAGCATTCATCGTATCAAGGTATGGGGGAGAACTTGTTCTGGGCTCACAAAGCGCATTGGCTGCCGAGGGAGGCAGTGCAAGACTGGGGACATGAGAAGGTGTACTACAACAAAGAAAAGCGCGAGTGCGAACCAGATAAACCATGTGAACATTACACGCAGATTATATGGAAAGACACTGAACAAGTAGGATGCGCCCGACACAAATGCTCCAATGGAAATTTGCTAGTTGTTTGTGAATATTATCCTCCTGGAAATTGGGTCGGTATGGACCCCTTTAACCCAATCCCTTTATCTGAATTAGCTCATCATAACCTGTCGAGGACGGCGCCATCACCACCAGCATCTTCGCCTTCTCCGCCGCCACCACCATCATCGCCTAATAGTGAGGCGTCAAATTCAGGCGGCAAACATTTGATGAAACGAAAG GGTAATAAAGGTGGGGGTCATCATGTGCCACGTGGACAAAATGGACAAGGTCAAGGTCAAAAGGGTAATCAAGCCCAAACTAATCACAGACAAGGTCAAAAGGGAAATCAAGGCCCAATTAACCACGAACAAGGAAATCAAGGCACAAGTAACCACGAACAAGGTCAAAAGGAAAATCAAGGCCCAAGTAACTACGGAGAAAGTCAAAAGGGTAATCAAGACTCAAGTAATCACGGACAAGGTCAAAAGGGTAATCAAGACTCAAGTAATCACGGACAAG GTCAAAAGGGTAATCAAGACTCAAGTAATCACGGACAAG GTCAAAAGGGAAATCAAAGCTCAAGTAATCATAGACAAGGTCAAAAGGGTAATCAAGACTCAAGTAATCACGGACAAGGTCAAAAGGGTAATCAAGACTCAAGTAATCACGGACAAGGTCAAAAGGGTAATCAAGACTCAAGTAATCACGGACAAGgtcaaaaggaaaatcaaagtaACTACGGACAAGGTAAAAAGGGAAATCAAAGCTCAAGTAATCACGGACAAGGTCAAAAGGGTAATCAAGACTCAAGTAATCACGGCCAAGGTCAAAAGGAAAAGCAAGGCCCAAGTAACTACGGACAAAATCAAAAGGGCAATCAAGACTCAAGTAATCACGGACAAGGTCAAAATGGTAATCAAGGCCCAAATAATCACAGACACAATCAAGGGTCTCATGGTGGCGGTGGCGGTCACCATCGTCAACACTAG
- the LOC126593206 gene encoding uncharacterized protein LOC126593206 isoform X37 — MPRGRTFATIILTISLLILAVTANLRDHILHVNHVDGTNANANPNDKSQEIANAANHIGKAVNDVANTANSLLNNLATALKPNTDNFTEYPRPALVQEFLLAHNEIRREEKMKPLVWNDTMAQLAEDWAMKQDHHDCQMQHSSYQGMGENLFWAHKAHWLPREAVQDWGHEKVYYNKEKRECEPDKPCEHYTQIIWKDTEQVGCARHKCSNGNLLVVCEYYPPGNWVGMDPFNPIPLSELAHHNLSRTAPSPPASSPSPPPPPSSPNSEASNSGGKHLMKRKGNKGGGHHVPRGQNGQGQGQKGNQAQTNHRQGQKGNQGPINHEQGNQGTSNHEQGQKENQGPSNYGESQKGNQDSSNHGQGQKGNQDSSNHGQGQKGNQDSSNHGQGQKGNQSSSNHGQGQKGNQSSSNHRQGQKGNQDSSNHGQGQKGNQDSSNHGQGQKGNQDSSNHGQGQKENQSNYGQGKKGNQSSSNHGQGQKGNQDSSNHGQGQKEKQGPSNYGQNQKGNQDSSNHGQGQNGNQGPNNHRHNQGSHGGGGGHHRQH; from the exons ATGCCGCGAGGTCGGACCTTTGCTACCATAATACTCACCATCTCTCTCCTGATCCTCGCGGTCACGGCCAACTTGAGAGATCACATTCTTCATGTCAACCATGTTGATGGAACAAACGCCAATGCTAATCCCAATGATAAATCACAGGAAATAGCCAATGCCGCCAACCACATTGGCAAGGCTGTCAACGACGTTGCCAACACCGCGAATAGCCTTCTCAATAACCTGGCCACCGCGTTGAAACCAAACACGGACAACTTCACCGAGTACCCTCGACCGGCGCTGGTCCAAGAGTTCCTCCTGGCCCATAACGAGATCCGAAGAGAGGAGAAGATGAAGCCGTTGGTGTGGAACGACACGATGGCCCAGTTGGCGGAGGACTGGGCCATGAAGCAGGATCATCACGACTGTCAAATGCAGCATTCATCGTATCAAGGTATGGGGGAGAACTTGTTCTGGGCTCACAAAGCGCATTGGCTGCCGAGGGAGGCAGTGCAAGACTGGGGACATGAGAAGGTGTACTACAACAAAGAAAAGCGCGAGTGCGAACCAGATAAACCATGTGAACATTACACGCAGATTATATGGAAAGACACTGAACAAGTAGGATGCGCCCGACACAAATGCTCCAATGGAAATTTGCTAGTTGTTTGTGAATATTATCCTCCTGGAAATTGGGTCGGTATGGACCCCTTTAACCCAATCCCTTTATCTGAATTAGCTCATCATAACCTGTCGAGGACGGCGCCATCACCACCAGCATCTTCGCCTTCTCCGCCGCCACCACCATCATCGCCTAATAGTGAGGCGTCAAATTCAGGCGGCAAACATTTGATGAAACGAAAG GGTAATAAAGGTGGGGGTCATCATGTGCCACGTGGACAAAATGGACAAGGTCAAGGTCAAAAGGGTAATCAAGCCCAAACTAATCACAGACAAGGTCAAAAGGGAAATCAAGGCCCAATTAACCACGAACAAGGAAATCAAGGCACAAGTAACCACGAACAAGGTCAAAAGGAAAATCAAGGCCCAAGTAACTACGGAGAAAGTCAAAAGGGTAATCAAGACTCAAGTAATCACGGACAAGGTCAAAAGGGTAATCAAGACTCAAGTAATCACGGACAAG GTCAAAAGGGTAATCAAGACTCAAGTAATCACGGACAAG GTCAAAAGGGAAATCAAAGCTCAAGTAATCACGGACAAGGTCAAAAGGGAAATCAAAGCTCAAGTAATCATAGACAAGGTCAAAAGGGTAATCAAGACTCAAGTAATCACGGACAAGGTCAAAAGGGTAATCAAGACTCAAGTAATCACGGACAAGGTCAAAAGGGTAATCAAGACTCAAGTAATCACGGACAAGgtcaaaaggaaaatcaaagtaACTACGGACAAGGTAAAAAGGGAAATCAAAGCTCAAGTAATCACGGACAAGGTCAAAAGGGTAATCAAGACTCAAGTAATCACGGCCAAGGTCAAAAGGAAAAGCAAGGCCCAAGTAACTACGGACAAAATCAAAAGGGCAATCAAGACTCAAGTAATCACGGACAAGGTCAAAATGGTAATCAAGGCCCAAATAATCACAGACACAATCAAGGGTCTCATGGTGGCGGTGGCGGTCACCATCGTCAACACTAG